The sequence aaataattgaaaatggtgtgattatttTGTGTTtactttgacaaataaaatatgcagaattttaaaatattatgcacagaatttttaattttttggtgcagaattcgcTCAGGAGTAAACTATGTAGACCTTTTAGCAGTTGCTTTTGAGGAGGTAAGGAGCATATAATTAAATGCTCCTATTATCCCTACTGACACTTATCTTTCTAGAAAGTTTTTTAGTAGCCCTTTAAAGAGAAATAAGATTTCAttacataatttatttttataaagcgAGTTACCATATTTTGGACTTCTTACAATTCATGTTTCTAAGATGATCCCATCAAGCCATCATTGTAAATGAGATATTTACTTTCCTTATAGTTCCTTgtccatattttttttaacttgccatAGGAATAAGTAATGGGCTATGTTTGAAGGCCAGCCgttatttgtattatagtcaTTAATGGTTTTCTACACTTGAAAAAAATCTGACCCATAATTCTCCACTCGTGCAGCAGTATATGATTTTTGGTCAGATTGATATACTGAGCCTCCCATTATATTTTTtatgttatattttaaaaagaataccAGTGCCTTCTGCAGTAGTAGGCAGTGTTGTGAACTCCTGAGATTTTTATCACAAATCTCATATTTGGTGATTTTCCTAATGGTCCAGTTCCCAGTCATGAgattacatgaaaatctcagctttcatttttgtaAAAAGCAAGCTTCTAGCCCTTATGattatggagaaaagcttgaaaacacgaACTCTAGAGGTcacaaaccagaaggcaaattaaaagaacccaaaatttacttattttaaaaactgcataatttttaaatcattctCATGGTCTTTTGAGACCTGAAATGATTTTTGAACTCTCAGATTGGCAATACTGGGTAAACTCTTTGATTATGCTAATCCTGTGAGTATAATTGAACTATACTtacaaaattatgaaaaatgttcTCTATGTAGCATTACTGTTTCACAGCTCTCTGGATACTCAAGCCATTTTATTCAGCAAGGATAAAATTCACCCCGTGTAGAGGGCCAATACAAGGACTATGACTAACTTAAATCCAACATAAAGTGCTCAAAATTGAGCTGTGTGGTCACAAGGGCATATATCATGGTATAAATTAAATTCCATCCTGATTAAATTTATTCTTCAAAGATTTATGTTCTTCATAATCTAGTGTAATAGGTACACTGTCTTGCatctttattttagtttttatgAAACCTTCAGCACATGCTTTTGTGAATCGATAAAGATACTTTGTGTATGCTTCCTTGTGCTGTCTCATCAGCTCCTATCTCTCAAGGTTAGCAGGGTCTGGCTGGGTCAGTCCTTGGATAGGTAAGACCTTTATTTAATAGATAATGTGGTCAACGGTGTTGGAAATCGTGATTCAGTAAATTGAAACTCAATACCTTAAGTTAGTACTGAAGCAGTACCTTATCATGGTGTTAGGGGGGCACCATGCTTCAATAGCTGCTGTCTTACAGTAATGACATGGCCAAGAGCAACAGGATGAATATATATAGTTCATGAATGATCTTTTCAGATCTGCTTGAAATGATGGGTATATCATATAGATCTTTAATTTCCCAGAATTTCATGGTCTCCTTAACTGTAGCAGAATAACAGTTGCATGTTTCCATATGGTAGGTATTTATTTGATCAAAATTGTGGAAATAGATTTATATCCAACTATATGTTTATACAGGAAGGTGACAGAGCAGGGATAAATGCCAACAAGAGGTCCTGATTCTTCCCGTGAATGCACACTGCTCCAGTTGGTGATCTACCTGTGTGCATCAGAGGTCAGAACTTGATTTAAAGGTTGCAAACTCTGAATCCTCCTACACTTACATTTAAAATTCTATTTAATTTTTGCAGCTTTTTTCAAATAAAGTTTTAGAATAAGAAAAATCAGGGAAATGTGTAGAGAGATGTTCCAGAACCAAAACCTGGATCCAAATACCCCGAGCTTTGATGGTGTTTGAGACTTGAACCTGAATCCAGATATGAATTTTATATATGTCACCTTCTTTATAATGGGCCAAACCACAACTCTGGATTCAAACAACTGTGAATTTTGTAAAAATGCTTGAACTCATCTCCAATTCTCTATTTTtggttattttaaatattaacacTGATGACTGATGTAAACACCcattggtttaaaacaaataaacaagagATTACAATGAAAGGCTGGTAGAAAAAAGTGCTCTGACTTtaatcaaaaaattaaaatacagtgATTCcattacttttaaaatgtttattacaaatgttttaaAGAATGTTTTGAGATTTTCACATTGCTATCTTTTGAGAAAACTGCaccaaaattattttaataggaaAATGAAGCAAGTGAAtgcattaattatttatttaaatacttggTGCAACTGTTCCTGTTAACTAATCCAGGCACTTGGAAGGCAATTACACTGAGCTTTGACAACATTGCCAACCCACTGCAGTGTGCCTTGTGCCAAACACTATTGTTGTTTTATTGACCACGTTCACCATTACATATGCATATGAAAAAACAGAGGCATTTTCATCAGGATTACCCTAATAGCATtaagagattatttttaaaatttccttggAAGAAAATTCACTTAAATGAGATTACTTATTACTTGACTGGTTTCCTATCATGCTGCTATGTTTAGGTAAGTGGAGTCCATTAGACtataaagtttttttaaaaactgattttataCATTAACGATTTCAAATAAAAGAGAAGTACTATATTTGTGCATAGCTTCTTTTGAGAAAGTTAAGTCGATGTTCTGGTTAGGAGAGATAACACTTTTTGTCCCTCTTGGTGGCCCCCCTAGTGTCGCCATTAGTTGCTAATTACTTGCAAACAAATAAACAATTAACTCCTCGTGCCTCTTGGTGGGAGAGTCTTCATTGACATGCTAAAACTTTCTAATAAAAGATTTTAATTAATGACGTTGCaaatccaacccccttgccaacaCAGCTAAAAGGAGGACCTGCAAGAAAATGCAAGTACAATTCATGTTGTGCATAGACTGAAGGTGAAAGAATGGCAAGTACATCATTATGTGCTTCTGATACAGCAGTGTCTCAAAATCTTCAGAAAGTATCCAGTTTTGTGGAAACTAAAACCACACATTGCTCATTTTCCATTGAAAGCATTTTGGGATTAGAACAGAAAAAAGATGGCATTCCAGCTGCGATACCTCACAGACCGTGGATGGATACATGCAACAATTTAGGTATGTCATCAGCTTCAGTTGTCTATTGTCTTAACTTTTTACCCTATGTTAAGTTTTATGTATTATCAAGGATATGTTTCAATAAGCACCTCAGTATGATTAGATGTATACTTAAAACATTAGATTATCACTTATTTTGTTACAGGCTTGCATTTTAATATAACAGTCTCATTCAAAAATTGGCAAATAcagatttattaatttaaattctatatttttatgtttttaggAGAAGACACTAGTCAGTGTCTGCAGACCCCTGTCATTTCCTGTGAAGGGCCATTATTTCATGTTAACAGTTACCCGATGCTGGAGGAAAGAGttttgaaatgtgaaaaatatttttcagccaCTGAAAGGCTATCTTACAAAAGGGAACTGAGCTGGTACAGGGGTAGGAGACCAAGAACTGCTTTCACTAGAAACCAGGTGGGGATTCAGTTACATTACTTTATTTATAAATAGATATGTTTTGCTATATTCATTTGTTGAGTAAAATGCATTCAACAATAGGAAGCATGTAATGAGTAGCTGATAAAATATTGTAGATCTATTGGATAAAGAGGCAGAGATGTACATATGCAGTTAAGGACTGGTGTTAATCTAGGGTAATTTCACTAATTTCATTTGATTTACGCTGGTATAAATGAGATTGGAGTCTGGCCCAAAAAATTGTTGGGAAAGGCTTTTACTTGAACTGACAGACTTTCTCTGTGTCctacaatgtaaaattttaaattgtttaatgGATTGTTTGCTTATTCTCCTCAGATTGAAATGCTGGAAAATGTTTTTAGAGTGAACTCCTATCCTGGCATTGATGTTAGAGAAGAACTAGCTCACAAACTAGATTTAGATGAAGACAGGATCCAGgtaacttaatttaaaaatatattatattcTGCGATCACATGATGTCTCCTCAGCTATGATGTAAGTAGGTGGATGGGATAACCATGTGAAAATTGCATTTATTCTTAATGATCCTTAGTCATTAGTGTATTattagataggtactatattggCAGTAATTTGTAGTGGGGAAACCAGTGAAATTTCTACTCCCTCTCAgtctccccttctctctggcaCCGATATGACATTCATCGCTGTAATACTTCAGTGTCATCCTCCTTGACCATCACAAAGCTTTCCCCCTACTGAACACTCAGATTGAAATCcaggtcccattgaagtaaatgggaattttgtcactgacttcagtggggccaggatttcattctccGATCCCAGGTTTGAAAACCTTTCCTACAATGGGTTTGGAACCATGTTTGAAAACTAAATAAATACAGTTAAGCAAATGGATAAATACATTTCAAGCAGGGTTTGGCTAGCCAATTTAGACAGGACAAAACTGTTTTAAAGTCACATTTGAGACTCTGTCTCATTTGGTTCAAAGCTCGGTGTGCATAGGGATTTTAAggtctgatccagagcccatcaaagtcaatagaAAACCTCCCACTGACGTCtttggactttggatcagacccttaatgtTCACTAAGGGTTTGatcaacttccattgaagtcagttggaggGTTTGTCATaaaagttggatcaggccctactaACTTATACTGCAAGGGTTTAAGCACTTCTGGGAGTTATTGAGTATCCTGAACTTCCACTGATTCCTCTGGGAGTTCAGAATGCTCAGAATCTTCCTGGATCAAGCCCTGAGGGTCCAGACGTGTTTCATTGAAGTTGATGAAAGTTTTGccgttaacttcagtgggaaacaAAGTAGGTCCTTATCTTCCAGTTCAGCTAGGAAATGCGATGAGTCCTTTGTCTATAATTTTCTCTGCCTTACatcattatttattaaaattattacAGCTCACCGTCTACCTTCATCTGTAGCTTTGAAACTTCCAAGCTGCTTCAGATTCCAAATTATCAAAATTTCACAAATTATTTCACTGTATGGTTGTACTGATATTCTTTATTAACTTCAAACCTGGCCTGCATACAGTGttgcttttaaaaggaaaaattacCCATTCTAAGAAATGTGCATTTTATTTCAATTGTAGATCTGGTTCCAGAATCGCCGTGCAAAGCTGAAAAGATCCCACAGAGAATCTCAGTTTATAATGGTGAAAAACACTTTAACCTCCAACCTGCTGGAATAGGAAGAAGCCAGCTAGTTCACCATTCTTCTACCACAATAGAACATGAAGAATTATTGGAACTTCATAATTTGCATTATTAAGCAATGATAATGTAATATTTGTACTTTGATATTTGCATCTAGTTTTGAAAGATTATCATGATTTTCATTAGAATAAACTGTAAATACTTCATTATGACATGCCTCATATTATAATTGCactttttgtaaaaaaataaaataaaaagttttccatatattttaataaatattttccaaaacatGTAAGATATTTTTGCAGATAACAAACGTTAATACACTAGATCCTGAGCTGATGTAAATCTGAATAATTTACTTGAagacaatggagctacaccaatttatactAGTTGATTTGGTCCTGTGTGGTTACTGATTTCAGAAAATTCATCAGGAATACATGAAAAAAGTgaccaatttttttgttttgttttgtttgtttaacaaagcttcaaatatttttaaaggtagaAGTAAAAAATCATTTAAAGTACACAATTATGCAAAAATGCTACTGCTGTTACAGCAAATTTAGCTTCGGTATTTTACTGGAATGAAATAGCTTTTCAATGTTTGCAGTATAgagttgaaattttaaaaaatgatacaaTATACTTGTTTTTATGAGACATGCTAGctatttataaatggaaaaaCCTAGAGAACAGTAACAATGTGTGGCATTTGTATAATTTATTTTAGCTAAACCAATTAAACTGAAAACCAGTTTAAAATGTCATTCTTATGGACGTCATATTTTCTCATGTTTTAATTAATGTGAATTTAGCTAATATTTGCCTAGTTAATATTACCAGCTTAACTATGTCCCATCCAAATGGTTTTATCAGTATTAATGATCCAGTCCTGTGAAGTACTGAGTGCCCCCGGTAACTCATGAGAAAATTCACAGGATCAAACCCATTTGAGATTAGATATATTGTTTCCTTGTTTATTCATTCTCGTATCCAATAATACTGGATGAAGTTTATAGTGGTAAAGATTTTTATCAGCTGATATATGGAAACCAAGCATCCTGACATTTGATTTTGAATTAACCCAAAGTCAATGTACATAGTCCCATCTACAAAGTAAAACCTTTAATTTATATTacatggccctgattcaggaaatctACATTCATCCCTGTTGAGCAAAGTATTAACATACTTAACTGTTAGTATATGGTGAAGTctcattgctttcaatgggatGTCAGCtgatgcttaagtgctttgctgaatagaggtgttttcctgaattggggcctaacaGTATACAAGGAAACTCCATTTCAGATGGCAGAATTCAATGTcttccattgttgtatgcagtatCATAggtgtgttggttccaggatattagagacacaaggtgggtgaggtcatatttttcattggaccaacttctgttggtcagagagataagcttttgagcttacaagTTTTCTTGCCTGAgtgggaagcagggccggctctggctttctggcctccctaagcaaaaaaaaaaaaaaaacaaaccgcggcggccagaacagcaaagcaaaaaaaaaaaaaaacctgcggcacggccctgcagatgtgccccggctagtggggggagaaggagggagcagggggaaagaaagaaggggggcggccagggcttcagcggggcgctgccacgcggccctcCCGCCATGCCCcttgccgggagggctccacaccactccaggtcggctgggagggaaggacgcaggctgccctgccgggcttgctgcagggcgttcccgtcctccacgccgctgccccctacagggcggccggagcggaacaacaccaacaacaaaaagcggccgtgccgccttaggattgggcggaatgctgcctcctacaagctgctgccccaagcaccagcttgctcggctggtgcctggagccggccctggtggtaaGATAGACAGAAATGCCAGAGACgactgtctgtgattccatggtAAAACTATTACAGTGCTTTAGAAATTCaccttgttactgggttggtgaaatctataACACATAACCAATTTGGGGTCTCTGCcttgcttcttgacagtctgccctgcgTTTTTCACTCATGGTCATGAACCACTCTgttaaagcttgtctctttcaccaacaagttggtccaataaaggatattacctcaccaatcTTGTCTCTCTACAAGAAAACTGATTTTCTGAGTTTGGTGATTCATCCATTAGACCAATAAAAGTACCAATTCCTTTAACTggccttttcctttttttgtaaCATTTTTTTGAACTGCACATATCTGTAGACCTTAAAGCAGAGAGCTACCATATACCATAGGTACCAACTTTCcctggcaccggtgggtgctcgtgcccctagccacccccattccaaccctttccccaaagtccccaccccaacccgccctcttcctgcccctattgaaccccttccccaaatccctgccccggccccgcctcttccccaagcacaccatgttccccctccctctcagccgTGCAAAATAGCTGTTTCACGGCacaagcactgggagctagggggggaaaagggggggcacgcggtgcgctcaggggaggaggagcgaaGGTGAGCTGGGCGGCGgtgagctgccggtgggtgctgagcacccaccaattttcccccgtgggtgctccagacctggagcacccacagagtcatatGCCATATACTATATGTAGCCAGAAGATTTCTCCAGGTAGTTATTCAAGAACATGCATTCTAATTTTGAAGGGTTTGTTGTGTGCTGAATTATACTGAAAACATTGCAAACACATGTAGAATTTTTGAAAAGTGAGTGTCATATCTGTTATGCCTTAAGATGTATTCCTTAACATATCTGACTTTGATGAACTTAATGGATGACAGTGATTATCCTATCCAATTTGTGTGATGGCAGTAGTCCTCCAACTTCGTTTTTATCTACGAAGCCTTGAAACTGTCACTCTTTAATCAATATTCTTTTCTGTTCTTAACATTGAATGTTGCTTATAATAGGAAAAATAACCGAACTAGGTGCTAAGACTTCTTATTGGACAAAAGCTGCAATTGGCAAAAACTATTTGCATACATTTAAACTACTTTTTTTGCccactaggtaaattcatggttTTATTGCATTTTGCTGATTcagggaccaatcctgcaaacatttactctctctctctctctctctctctctctcaatttcaCTGACGTCTGAGACAATTTACTTAAGTAAGGATTTGCCGTATTGGTCTCTTATTTTTAAAGTAGTAGGTCCGTTGATTTTCAGATGATATTAAGCACTGAAGCTCTTCTTGAATTCTGTGGGAGCTGAGTGTATGctgcacctctgaaaaattaGGCTGTACACTTTAGTGACTCTGGACAGTTTTTGTTCATTGCAGCCATAATACAATGGGAAGAAATAAAACTAAGACATGTTTATTTTATGAGGAAACTAACTGCAACAGGATTGTATTGGGCACAAACAAGCCTTTTTAGAATAATGCAAGGAGGGGAAAGTGACAGTCTCCTTAAATTCTTTAATTATTtagctgggttttgtttttgttttattgggTTGTTCTTTTTTTTAGAAAGCAAAAACACCAGCTGCAGTACTTGAATTTAAATAATTACCTTTCTTGTTTTCATTATTCGATCAGTATGAACACAATAAATCCCAAAGAATGTTAGTTCCTCATTGTTTGCTTTTATTAAAGTCTTAGAGGACATAGAAGAAAAACACTTGAGAGCCAGCCTCTTGTGTCCCACTCCATGAGACAACTAACTtaagtaaagttactcacatgtccAACTTGT is a genomic window of Chrysemys picta bellii isolate R12L10 chromosome 7, ASM1138683v2, whole genome shotgun sequence containing:
- the HESX1 gene encoding homeobox expressed in ES cells 1 isoform X1, producing the protein MASTSLCASDTAVSQNLQKVSSFVETKTTHCSFSIESILGLEQKKDGIPAAIPHRPWMDTCNNLGEDTSQCLQTPVISCEGPLFHVNSYPMLEERVLKCEKYFSATERLSYKRELSWYRGRRPRTAFTRNQIEMLENVFRVNSYPGIDVREELAHKLDLDEDRIQIWFQNRRAKLKRSHRESQFIMVKNTLTSNLLE
- the HESX1 gene encoding homeobox expressed in ES cells 1 isoform X2, with product MNFLQQKADSGMSTSFRPIYSNRPKSHMGEEQITQFVVTPSGAVSDLLHRGEDTSQCLQTPVISCEGPLFHVNSYPMLEERVLKCEKYFSATERLSYKRELSWYRGRRPRTAFTRNQIEMLENVFRVNSYPGIDVREELAHKLDLDEDRIQIWFQNRRAKLKRSHRESQFIMVKNTLTSNLLE